In a genomic window of Cyclopterus lumpus isolate fCycLum1 chromosome 13, fCycLum1.pri, whole genome shotgun sequence:
- the mnta gene encoding max-binding protein MNT isoform X2, protein MSIETLLEAAKFLELQAQQQQKAREDELKEKQRLEQLAEQRHCDANYNSTIHINNVSKAEECRPLPVPPSLPPSSMPITVIPIPVVTPNLIGSSALPVATLSPPAATILPRAPQPKLDHPTSVLTANHKQLIQNHHHHQQLIVQTNNTKLQQQTHPQLVQRYPGSIVSPPQQLALLPQPGLVVQQAPLQNGPISRGSPPDDGRQLDKKRPGGRAHLKECFETLKKNIPNIDEKKTSNLSVLRSALRYIQTLKRKEKEYEHDMERLAREKIATQQRLAELKNELSQWMDVIEIDRVLRQTVQPEEDQASTSTASEGEDVMDDDLEDETALRAQTALPTVPQTMKPELHKTAIPTQTPTTTSFITQHISIQHKVPLHQPQLQPLTVSKPAAPSALTTSSTRITSCQPLIPTHTQMVTASSLHPTVIAHASVSHPSVIQAVNHVIQGGGPKHIAHLAPSTTTSSVQLAPSHQPIGHITVHPVAHLSQHLPALYPQPMAVTQSAVVGHITHTLNHAHPHMNGTATSQPAATIVGKQTAVSTQMVTHHPQLVGQTVLNPVTMVTMPSFPIGTLKLA, encoded by the exons ATGAGCATCGAAACGCTTTTGGAAGCAGCCAAGTTTTTGGAATTGCAAGCCCAGCAACAACAGAAAGCACGTG AGGATGAACTAAAGGAAAAGCAACGTCTGGAGCAGTTGGCAGAGCAGAGGCACTGTGATGCGAACTATAACTCAACGATCCACATCAACAATGTTTCTAAAGCAGAGGAGTGCCGCCCGCTGCCCGTccccccctctctgcctccctcctccatgCCCATCACTGTCATCCCCATCCCCGTGGTCACTCCCAACCTCATAGGCTCCTCCGCTCTGCCTGTCGCCACGCTCTCCCCTCCAGCTGCCACCATTCTGCCACGCGCTCCACAACCCAAACTTGACCACCCAACCTCTGTGCTGACCGCCAACCACAAGCAGCTGATACAgaaccaccatcatcaccaacagCTCATCGTCCAAACTAACAATACTAAACTCCAGCAGCAGACTCACCCGCAGCTGGTTCAACGCTACCCTGGCTCCATCGTCTCGCCCCCCCAGCAGCTTGCCTTACTCCCTCAGCCGGGCCTGGTGGTCCAGCAGGCTCCTCTGCAGAACGGCCCCATCAGCCGGGGGAGTCCTCCTGATGACGGCCGCCAGCTAGACAAGAAGAGGCCTGGAGG ACGAGCACATTTGAAGGAGTGCTTTGAGACGCTGAAGAAGAACATCCCCAACATAGACGAGAAGAAGACCTCCAATCTGAGTGTGCTGAGAAGCGCGCTGAGATACATTCAG ACATTGAAGCGGAAAGAGAAGGAGTACGAGCATGACATGGAGCGACTGGCCAGAGAGAAGATCGCCACACAGCAGCGATTAGCAGAGCTGAAGAACGAGCTGAGCCAGTGGATGGACGTGATTGAAATCGACCGTGTCCTCCGACAGACGGTACAGCCAGAGGAGGACCAGGCTTCTACCTCAACTGCCTCAG AAGGTGAAGACGTAATGGATGATGACCTGGAGGATGAGACTGCGCTGAGAGCACAGACTGCCTTACCCACCGTGCCTCAAACCATGAAACCTGAGCTGCACAAGACTGCAATACCTACTCAGACACCCACCACTACCTCCTTCATCACGCAACACATCTCCATCCAGCACAAAGTCCCTCTGCATCAGCCTCAGCTCCAGCCGTTGACGGTGTCCAAGCCTGCAGCCCCATCGGCACTCACAACATCCAGCACTCGCATCACCTCCTGTCAGCCCCTGAtccccacccacacacagatgGTGACCGCCTCCAGCCTACACCCCACAGTTATTGCCCACGCTTCAGTGTCCCATCCCTCAGTCATCCAAGCAGTCAACCACGTCATCCAGGGAGGGGGTCCCAAACACATTGCCCACCTGGCTccatccaccaccaccagcagtgTCCAGTTAGCCCCCAGCCACCAACCCATCGGCCACATCACCGTGCACCCGGTGGCTCACCTGAGTCAGCATTTACCTGCCCTCTATCCTCAACCGATGGCTGTCACACAGTCAGCGGTAGTCGGTCACATTACCCACACGCTGAACCATGCTCACCCTCACATGAACGGCACTGCGACTAGCCAACCAGCTGCCACCATTGTTGGCAAACAGACAGCAGTGAGCACCCAAATGGTGACCCACCACCCACAACTTGTGGGTCAGACAGTGCTCAACCCTGTGACAATGGTGACCATGCCTTCCTTCCCTATCGGCACTCTGAAGCTGGCTTGA
- the sept4b gene encoding septin 4b isoform X4 produces MEDSDHEVHSSTDEQDSCPASPNHSRHHDAKQHSCHSDDSEVEDIMQDPHHQGGHGHHDHTHLHQHGHELHDADREAESEDRPHTPSYLRPPVAGRAQSGSCSEPSLPQSRSVEFDLSPVPISPTRPKSPWGRFDPYNNNEDQDKEYVGFATLPNQVHRKSVKKGFDFTLMVAGESGLGKSTLVNSLFLTDLYKDRKLLNAEERITQTVEITKHTVDIEEKGVKLKLTIVDTPGFGDAVNNTECWKSVADYIDQQFEQYFRDESGLNRKNIQDNRVHCCLYFISPFGHGLRPLDVEFMKALHEKVNIVPILAKADTLTPTEVKKKKIKIREEIEQYGIKIYQFPDCDSDEDEDFKQQDHQLKESIPFAVIGSNTVVEAKGKRVRGRLYPWGIVEVENSAHCDFVKLRNMLVRTHMQDLKDVTRETHYENYRAHCIQNMTRMVVKERNRNKLTRESGTDFPLPVVPGVGDETEKLIREKDEELRRMQEMLTRIQDQMHTQKDGY; encoded by the exons ATGGAGGACAGTGACCATGAGGTTCACTCTTCAACAGACGAGCAGGACTCCTGCCCTGCCTCCCCTAATCACAGCAGGCACCATGATGCTAAACAG CATTCATGCCATTCAGACGACTCAGAGGTGGAGGACATTATGCAAGACCCTCACCACCAAGGGGGGCACGGCCACCATgaccacacacacctccaccagcaCGGTCATGAGCTTCACGATGCAGACAGGGAAGCTGAGAGCGAAGACCGCCCTCACACCCCGTCATATTTGCGTCCCCCTGTGGCGGGCAGGGCGCAGTCGGGTTCATGTTCAGAGCCCAGTTTACCGCAGAGCAGAAGTGTGGAGTTTGACTTGTCGCCGGTGCCCATCAGTCCCACCAGGCCCAAGAGTCCCTGGGGTCGATTTGACCCGTACAACAACAATGAG GACCAGGACAAGGAATACGTGGGTTTTGCAACGCTGCCAAACCAGGTTCACCGCAAGTCAGTGAAGAAGGGATTTGACTTCACGCTCATGGTGGCAG GGGAGTCTGGCCTGGGGAAGTCCACCTTGGTCAACAGTCTCTTTCTCACAGATCTTTACAAAGATAGGAAGCTGCTCAATGCTGAAG AGCGGATCACACAAACGGTAGAAATCACCAAACACACAGTGGATATAGAGGAGAAAGGTGTCAAACTGAAGCTCACCATCGTGGACACCCCCGGGTTTGGGGATGCCGTAAACAACACTGAATG CTGGAAGTCAGTGGCTGACTACATCGACCAGCAGTTTGAGCAGTACTTCAGGGACGAGAGTGGCCTCAACCGCAAGAACATCCAGGACAACCGCGTACACTGCTGCCTCTATTTCATCTCACCCTTTGGTCATGG CCTCCGGCCTTTGGATGTGGAATTTATGAAAGCTCTTCATGAGAAGGTCAACATCGTCCCCATTTTGGCCAAAGCAGACACACTCACCCCGACTGAggtcaagaaaaagaaaatcaag ATCCGAGAGGAGATCGAGCAGTATGGGATCAAGATCTACCAGTTCCCCGACTGTGACTCCGATGAAGATGAGGACTTCAAGCAGCAGGACCATCAGCTCAAG GAAAGCATTCCCTTTGCAGTGATTGGCAGCAACACTGTGGTGGAGGCCAAAGGGAAGAGGGTGCGAGGCCGTCTCTACCCCTGGGGCATCGTAGAAG TGGAGAACTCGGCCCACTGTGACTTTGTGAAGCTGAGGAACATGCTCGTTCGCACACATATGCAAGATCTGAAGGACGTGACCCGGGAGACTCACTACGAGAACTACAGAGCCCATTGCATCCAGAACATGACCCGCATGGTTGTGAAGGAACGCAACCGCAA CAAACTAACCAGGGAGAGCGGCACAGACTTCCCCCTCCCCGTGGTGCCCGGAGTGGGTGACGAGACAGAAAAGCTCATCcgagagaaagatgaggag CTGCGGCGGATGCAGGAGATGCTGACAAGGATCCAAGATCAAATGCACACTCAGAAAGACGGCTATTAA
- the mnta gene encoding max-binding protein MNT isoform X1, with amino-acid sequence MSIETLLEAAKFLELQAQQQQKAREDELKEKQRLEQLAEQRHCDANYNSTIHINNVSKAEECRPLPVPPSLPPSSMPITVIPIPVVTPNLIGSSALPVATLSPPAATILPRAPQPKLDHPTSVLTANHKQLIQNHHHHQQLIVQTNNTKLQQQTHPQLVQRYPGSIVSPPQQLALLPQPGLVVQQAPLQNGPISRGSPPDDGRQLDKKRPGGAGTREVHNKLEKNRRAHLKECFETLKKNIPNIDEKKTSNLSVLRSALRYIQTLKRKEKEYEHDMERLAREKIATQQRLAELKNELSQWMDVIEIDRVLRQTVQPEEDQASTSTASEGEDVMDDDLEDETALRAQTALPTVPQTMKPELHKTAIPTQTPTTTSFITQHISIQHKVPLHQPQLQPLTVSKPAAPSALTTSSTRITSCQPLIPTHTQMVTASSLHPTVIAHASVSHPSVIQAVNHVIQGGGPKHIAHLAPSTTTSSVQLAPSHQPIGHITVHPVAHLSQHLPALYPQPMAVTQSAVVGHITHTLNHAHPHMNGTATSQPAATIVGKQTAVSTQMVTHHPQLVGQTVLNPVTMVTMPSFPIGTLKLA; translated from the exons ATGAGCATCGAAACGCTTTTGGAAGCAGCCAAGTTTTTGGAATTGCAAGCCCAGCAACAACAGAAAGCACGTG AGGATGAACTAAAGGAAAAGCAACGTCTGGAGCAGTTGGCAGAGCAGAGGCACTGTGATGCGAACTATAACTCAACGATCCACATCAACAATGTTTCTAAAGCAGAGGAGTGCCGCCCGCTGCCCGTccccccctctctgcctccctcctccatgCCCATCACTGTCATCCCCATCCCCGTGGTCACTCCCAACCTCATAGGCTCCTCCGCTCTGCCTGTCGCCACGCTCTCCCCTCCAGCTGCCACCATTCTGCCACGCGCTCCACAACCCAAACTTGACCACCCAACCTCTGTGCTGACCGCCAACCACAAGCAGCTGATACAgaaccaccatcatcaccaacagCTCATCGTCCAAACTAACAATACTAAACTCCAGCAGCAGACTCACCCGCAGCTGGTTCAACGCTACCCTGGCTCCATCGTCTCGCCCCCCCAGCAGCTTGCCTTACTCCCTCAGCCGGGCCTGGTGGTCCAGCAGGCTCCTCTGCAGAACGGCCCCATCAGCCGGGGGAGTCCTCCTGATGACGGCCGCCAGCTAGACAAGAAGAGGCCTGGAGG GGCAGGCACAAGAGAAGTGCATAACAAGCTTGAGAAAAACAG ACGAGCACATTTGAAGGAGTGCTTTGAGACGCTGAAGAAGAACATCCCCAACATAGACGAGAAGAAGACCTCCAATCTGAGTGTGCTGAGAAGCGCGCTGAGATACATTCAG ACATTGAAGCGGAAAGAGAAGGAGTACGAGCATGACATGGAGCGACTGGCCAGAGAGAAGATCGCCACACAGCAGCGATTAGCAGAGCTGAAGAACGAGCTGAGCCAGTGGATGGACGTGATTGAAATCGACCGTGTCCTCCGACAGACGGTACAGCCAGAGGAGGACCAGGCTTCTACCTCAACTGCCTCAG AAGGTGAAGACGTAATGGATGATGACCTGGAGGATGAGACTGCGCTGAGAGCACAGACTGCCTTACCCACCGTGCCTCAAACCATGAAACCTGAGCTGCACAAGACTGCAATACCTACTCAGACACCCACCACTACCTCCTTCATCACGCAACACATCTCCATCCAGCACAAAGTCCCTCTGCATCAGCCTCAGCTCCAGCCGTTGACGGTGTCCAAGCCTGCAGCCCCATCGGCACTCACAACATCCAGCACTCGCATCACCTCCTGTCAGCCCCTGAtccccacccacacacagatgGTGACCGCCTCCAGCCTACACCCCACAGTTATTGCCCACGCTTCAGTGTCCCATCCCTCAGTCATCCAAGCAGTCAACCACGTCATCCAGGGAGGGGGTCCCAAACACATTGCCCACCTGGCTccatccaccaccaccagcagtgTCCAGTTAGCCCCCAGCCACCAACCCATCGGCCACATCACCGTGCACCCGGTGGCTCACCTGAGTCAGCATTTACCTGCCCTCTATCCTCAACCGATGGCTGTCACACAGTCAGCGGTAGTCGGTCACATTACCCACACGCTGAACCATGCTCACCCTCACATGAACGGCACTGCGACTAGCCAACCAGCTGCCACCATTGTTGGCAAACAGACAGCAGTGAGCACCCAAATGGTGACCCACCACCCACAACTTGTGGGTCAGACAGTGCTCAACCCTGTGACAATGGTGACCATGCCTTCCTTCCCTATCGGCACTCTGAAGCTGGCTTGA
- the sept4b gene encoding septin 4b isoform X1 produces MDHSSSNNRFRSTIFNHDDEDQDKEYVGFATLPNQVHRKSVKKGFDFTLMVAGESGLGKSTLVNSLFLTDLYKDRKLLNAEERITQTVEITKHTVDIEEKGVKLKLTIVDTPGFGDAVNNTECWKSVADYIDQQFEQYFRDESGLNRKNIQDNRVHCCLYFISPFGHGLRPLDVEFMKALHEKVNIVPILAKADTLTPTEVKKKKIKIREEIEQYGIKIYQFPDCDSDEDEDFKQQDHQLKVRAGAARCLQESIPFAVIGSNTVVEAKGKRVRGRLYPWGIVEVENSAHCDFVKLRNMLVRTHMQDLKDVTRETHYENYRAHCIQNMTRMVVKERNRNKLTRESGTDFPLPVVPGVGDETEKLIREKDEELRRMQEMLTRIQDQMHTQKDGY; encoded by the exons GACCAGGACAAGGAATACGTGGGTTTTGCAACGCTGCCAAACCAGGTTCACCGCAAGTCAGTGAAGAAGGGATTTGACTTCACGCTCATGGTGGCAG GGGAGTCTGGCCTGGGGAAGTCCACCTTGGTCAACAGTCTCTTTCTCACAGATCTTTACAAAGATAGGAAGCTGCTCAATGCTGAAG AGCGGATCACACAAACGGTAGAAATCACCAAACACACAGTGGATATAGAGGAGAAAGGTGTCAAACTGAAGCTCACCATCGTGGACACCCCCGGGTTTGGGGATGCCGTAAACAACACTGAATG CTGGAAGTCAGTGGCTGACTACATCGACCAGCAGTTTGAGCAGTACTTCAGGGACGAGAGTGGCCTCAACCGCAAGAACATCCAGGACAACCGCGTACACTGCTGCCTCTATTTCATCTCACCCTTTGGTCATGG CCTCCGGCCTTTGGATGTGGAATTTATGAAAGCTCTTCATGAGAAGGTCAACATCGTCCCCATTTTGGCCAAAGCAGACACACTCACCCCGACTGAggtcaagaaaaagaaaatcaag ATCCGAGAGGAGATCGAGCAGTATGGGATCAAGATCTACCAGTTCCCCGACTGTGACTCCGATGAAGATGAGGACTTCAAGCAGCAGGACCATCAGCTCAAGGTACGAGCCGGAGCTGCCAGATGTCTTCAG GAAAGCATTCCCTTTGCAGTGATTGGCAGCAACACTGTGGTGGAGGCCAAAGGGAAGAGGGTGCGAGGCCGTCTCTACCCCTGGGGCATCGTAGAAG TGGAGAACTCGGCCCACTGTGACTTTGTGAAGCTGAGGAACATGCTCGTTCGCACACATATGCAAGATCTGAAGGACGTGACCCGGGAGACTCACTACGAGAACTACAGAGCCCATTGCATCCAGAACATGACCCGCATGGTTGTGAAGGAACGCAACCGCAA CAAACTAACCAGGGAGAGCGGCACAGACTTCCCCCTCCCCGTGGTGCCCGGAGTGGGTGACGAGACAGAAAAGCTCATCcgagagaaagatgaggag CTGCGGCGGATGCAGGAGATGCTGACAAGGATCCAAGATCAAATGCACACTCAGAAAGACGGCTATTAA
- the sept4b gene encoding septin 4b isoform X3: MVAGESGLGKSTLVNSLFLTDLYKDRKLLNAEERITQTVEITKHTVDIEEKGVKLKLTIVDTPGFGDAVNNTECWKSVADYIDQQFEQYFRDESGLNRKNIQDNRVHCCLYFISPFGHGLRPLDVEFMKALHEKVNIVPILAKADTLTPTEVKKKKIKIREEIEQYGIKIYQFPDCDSDEDEDFKQQDHQLKVRAGAARCLQESIPFAVIGSNTVVEAKGKRVRGRLYPWGIVEVENSAHCDFVKLRNMLVRTHMQDLKDVTRETHYENYRAHCIQNMTRMVVKERNRNKLTRESGTDFPLPVVPGVGDETEKLIREKDEELRRMQEMLTRIQDQMHTQKDGY; the protein is encoded by the exons ATGGTGGCAG GGGAGTCTGGCCTGGGGAAGTCCACCTTGGTCAACAGTCTCTTTCTCACAGATCTTTACAAAGATAGGAAGCTGCTCAATGCTGAAG AGCGGATCACACAAACGGTAGAAATCACCAAACACACAGTGGATATAGAGGAGAAAGGTGTCAAACTGAAGCTCACCATCGTGGACACCCCCGGGTTTGGGGATGCCGTAAACAACACTGAATG CTGGAAGTCAGTGGCTGACTACATCGACCAGCAGTTTGAGCAGTACTTCAGGGACGAGAGTGGCCTCAACCGCAAGAACATCCAGGACAACCGCGTACACTGCTGCCTCTATTTCATCTCACCCTTTGGTCATGG CCTCCGGCCTTTGGATGTGGAATTTATGAAAGCTCTTCATGAGAAGGTCAACATCGTCCCCATTTTGGCCAAAGCAGACACACTCACCCCGACTGAggtcaagaaaaagaaaatcaag ATCCGAGAGGAGATCGAGCAGTATGGGATCAAGATCTACCAGTTCCCCGACTGTGACTCCGATGAAGATGAGGACTTCAAGCAGCAGGACCATCAGCTCAAGGTACGAGCCGGAGCTGCCAGATGTCTTCAG GAAAGCATTCCCTTTGCAGTGATTGGCAGCAACACTGTGGTGGAGGCCAAAGGGAAGAGGGTGCGAGGCCGTCTCTACCCCTGGGGCATCGTAGAAG TGGAGAACTCGGCCCACTGTGACTTTGTGAAGCTGAGGAACATGCTCGTTCGCACACATATGCAAGATCTGAAGGACGTGACCCGGGAGACTCACTACGAGAACTACAGAGCCCATTGCATCCAGAACATGACCCGCATGGTTGTGAAGGAACGCAACCGCAA CAAACTAACCAGGGAGAGCGGCACAGACTTCCCCCTCCCCGTGGTGCCCGGAGTGGGTGACGAGACAGAAAAGCTCATCcgagagaaagatgaggag CTGCGGCGGATGCAGGAGATGCTGACAAGGATCCAAGATCAAATGCACACTCAGAAAGACGGCTATTAA
- the sept4b gene encoding septin 4b isoform X2, producing the protein MDHSSSNNRFRSTIFNHDDEDQDKEYVGFATLPNQVHRKSVKKGFDFTLMVAGESGLGKSTLVNSLFLTDLYKDRKLLNAEERITQTVEITKHTVDIEEKGVKLKLTIVDTPGFGDAVNNTECWKSVADYIDQQFEQYFRDESGLNRKNIQDNRVHCCLYFISPFGHGLRPLDVEFMKALHEKVNIVPILAKADTLTPTEVKKKKIKIREEIEQYGIKIYQFPDCDSDEDEDFKQQDHQLKESIPFAVIGSNTVVEAKGKRVRGRLYPWGIVEVENSAHCDFVKLRNMLVRTHMQDLKDVTRETHYENYRAHCIQNMTRMVVKERNRNKLTRESGTDFPLPVVPGVGDETEKLIREKDEELRRMQEMLTRIQDQMHTQKDGY; encoded by the exons GACCAGGACAAGGAATACGTGGGTTTTGCAACGCTGCCAAACCAGGTTCACCGCAAGTCAGTGAAGAAGGGATTTGACTTCACGCTCATGGTGGCAG GGGAGTCTGGCCTGGGGAAGTCCACCTTGGTCAACAGTCTCTTTCTCACAGATCTTTACAAAGATAGGAAGCTGCTCAATGCTGAAG AGCGGATCACACAAACGGTAGAAATCACCAAACACACAGTGGATATAGAGGAGAAAGGTGTCAAACTGAAGCTCACCATCGTGGACACCCCCGGGTTTGGGGATGCCGTAAACAACACTGAATG CTGGAAGTCAGTGGCTGACTACATCGACCAGCAGTTTGAGCAGTACTTCAGGGACGAGAGTGGCCTCAACCGCAAGAACATCCAGGACAACCGCGTACACTGCTGCCTCTATTTCATCTCACCCTTTGGTCATGG CCTCCGGCCTTTGGATGTGGAATTTATGAAAGCTCTTCATGAGAAGGTCAACATCGTCCCCATTTTGGCCAAAGCAGACACACTCACCCCGACTGAggtcaagaaaaagaaaatcaag ATCCGAGAGGAGATCGAGCAGTATGGGATCAAGATCTACCAGTTCCCCGACTGTGACTCCGATGAAGATGAGGACTTCAAGCAGCAGGACCATCAGCTCAAG GAAAGCATTCCCTTTGCAGTGATTGGCAGCAACACTGTGGTGGAGGCCAAAGGGAAGAGGGTGCGAGGCCGTCTCTACCCCTGGGGCATCGTAGAAG TGGAGAACTCGGCCCACTGTGACTTTGTGAAGCTGAGGAACATGCTCGTTCGCACACATATGCAAGATCTGAAGGACGTGACCCGGGAGACTCACTACGAGAACTACAGAGCCCATTGCATCCAGAACATGACCCGCATGGTTGTGAAGGAACGCAACCGCAA CAAACTAACCAGGGAGAGCGGCACAGACTTCCCCCTCCCCGTGGTGCCCGGAGTGGGTGACGAGACAGAAAAGCTCATCcgagagaaagatgaggag CTGCGGCGGATGCAGGAGATGCTGACAAGGATCCAAGATCAAATGCACACTCAGAAAGACGGCTATTAA